Proteins encoded in a region of the Gallalistipes aquisgranensis genome:
- the infB gene encoding translation initiation factor IF-2, which produces MPSERRVRLHQVAREFKVGQTTIIEFLEKKGFKVENSPSSFIGPDAYSVLEKEFGGNRTGETVNIRERINLKQETISLGDKREGASRGDSDFKDEVVIKSGVISVKDEVASRSHAPKILGKIDLSAGNKPKPAPAPAPAKSAAPQPEPVKPSAPAPAPAVKEEPVPAPRNEEPVPASVAENVSGKKETAEPAVEPAKAAETPREAAAAPVAEKKEPVVAAASAEPVPAPKEPEPAKVPEKSAPVAEPVVIQTKTYDERQAENDDNVFRPSEGNRLSGPKVLGKIDVQAFDRKKGGDHHKREKRKRITKDKVDVTRPQPAAPGGQRPQGGGAGAQGGKPGFRDGAGKKNKGGKGAPKPVLRPEVSDEDVQKQIKDTLARLTSKGGKSKSAKYRKDKREAVSARLNEEMERQEQDKTTLKVTEFVTVSELATMMDVPVTDVITACMNLGLMVSINQRLDAEALVVVAEEFGYKVEFVSVDIQEAIEEEHDDEENLVPRPPVVAVMGHVDHGKTSLLDNIRKTNVIEGEAGGITQHIGAYSVELNGRKITFLDTPGHEAFTAMRARGAKVTDVAIIIVAADDNVMPQTIEAINHATAAGVPMVFAINKIDKEGANPDHIKEQLANMNYLVEDWGGKYQSQEISAKKGVNLDKLLEKVLLEAEFLDLKANPDRRASGTVIESTLDKGRGYVATVLVQNGTLRVGDVMLSGIHSGRVKAMFNERGKKVNEAPPSTPVLVLGLNGAPQAGDTFNVMEDDRSAREIASKREQLQRMQGLRTQKHVTLDEIGRRIAIGNFKELNIIVKGDVDGSIEAMTDSLLKLSKEEVQVNVIHKAVGQISESDVLLAAASNAIIVGFQVRPSASARKLAEKEEIEIRLYSIIYDAINDIKDAIEGMLAPETKEEIVCSVEVMETFKISKVGTVAGCIVREGKIARNTPIRVIRDGIVVYTGRLGSLKRFKDDVKEVTSGMECGLNIESYNDIRVGDIVEGYETVEVKKK; this is translated from the coding sequence ATGCCCAGTGAAAGAAGAGTCAGGCTCCATCAGGTCGCAAGGGAGTTTAAAGTAGGACAGACCACGATTATCGAGTTTTTAGAGAAGAAGGGATTCAAGGTGGAGAATTCACCGAGTTCTTTCATCGGGCCCGATGCGTACAGCGTGCTCGAAAAGGAGTTCGGAGGAAACCGCACGGGCGAGACGGTCAATATCCGGGAAAGGATCAACCTCAAACAGGAGACGATCTCTTTGGGCGACAAAAGAGAGGGCGCTTCCAGGGGGGATTCCGATTTCAAGGATGAGGTCGTCATCAAAAGCGGCGTTATCAGTGTGAAGGACGAGGTCGCCTCGCGCAGCCATGCACCCAAGATACTCGGTAAGATCGACCTTTCCGCCGGGAATAAGCCCAAGCCGGCTCCTGCTCCCGCGCCTGCGAAGAGCGCGGCGCCGCAGCCCGAGCCCGTGAAGCCTTCCGCTCCGGCCCCGGCTCCTGCGGTGAAGGAAGAGCCCGTTCCCGCACCCCGGAACGAGGAACCGGTGCCCGCATCCGTTGCGGAGAATGTTTCCGGAAAGAAGGAGACGGCGGAGCCTGCCGTGGAACCTGCAAAAGCGGCCGAAACGCCGCGGGAAGCAGCTGCGGCGCCTGTCGCAGAGAAAAAAGAGCCTGTCGTCGCTGCGGCGTCTGCCGAGCCTGTCCCTGCGCCGAAAGAGCCGGAACCGGCGAAGGTCCCGGAGAAGAGCGCTCCCGTTGCCGAGCCGGTCGTGATCCAGACTAAGACCTACGACGAGCGCCAGGCCGAGAACGACGACAACGTATTCCGCCCGAGCGAAGGCAACCGGCTCTCGGGACCGAAAGTGCTGGGTAAGATCGACGTGCAGGCTTTCGACCGGAAGAAGGGCGGGGACCATCATAAGCGCGAGAAACGCAAGCGGATCACCAAGGATAAGGTGGACGTGACACGTCCGCAGCCGGCGGCTCCCGGAGGCCAGCGCCCGCAGGGCGGGGGTGCCGGGGCGCAGGGCGGCAAACCCGGCTTCAGGGATGGCGCTGGGAAGAAGAACAAGGGCGGCAAGGGGGCTCCGAAGCCCGTATTGCGGCCCGAAGTGAGCGACGAGGACGTACAGAAGCAGATCAAGGATACGCTGGCTCGCCTCACCTCGAAGGGAGGGAAAAGCAAGAGCGCCAAGTACCGCAAGGACAAGCGTGAAGCCGTTTCGGCCCGCCTGAACGAGGAGATGGAGCGTCAGGAGCAGGACAAGACTACGCTGAAGGTGACCGAATTCGTGACCGTCAGCGAACTGGCCACCATGATGGATGTGCCCGTGACGGACGTCATCACTGCCTGCATGAATCTGGGGCTTATGGTGTCGATCAATCAGCGGCTCGATGCCGAGGCGCTGGTGGTCGTGGCCGAAGAGTTCGGATACAAGGTGGAATTCGTTTCCGTGGACATCCAGGAGGCGATCGAGGAGGAGCACGACGATGAGGAAAACCTCGTGCCGCGTCCCCCGGTGGTGGCTGTCATGGGCCATGTGGACCACGGTAAGACCTCGCTGCTGGACAATATCCGGAAGACGAACGTGATCGAGGGTGAAGCGGGCGGTATCACGCAGCACATCGGCGCGTACAGCGTGGAGCTGAACGGACGCAAGATCACCTTCCTCGACACGCCGGGTCACGAGGCCTTCACAGCGATGCGTGCCCGCGGTGCGAAGGTGACGGACGTGGCCATCATCATCGTGGCCGCCGACGACAACGTGATGCCCCAGACCATCGAGGCGATCAACCATGCTACGGCGGCGGGTGTCCCGATGGTGTTCGCCATCAACAAGATCGACAAAGAGGGTGCGAACCCCGACCATATCAAGGAGCAGCTGGCCAATATGAACTACCTGGTCGAGGACTGGGGCGGCAAGTATCAGTCGCAGGAGATTTCGGCCAAGAAGGGCGTCAACCTCGACAAACTGCTCGAAAAGGTGCTTCTGGAGGCCGAATTCCTCGATCTGAAGGCCAATCCCGACCGCCGTGCTTCGGGTACGGTGATCGAATCCACCCTCGACAAGGGGCGCGGCTATGTGGCCACGGTGCTCGTGCAGAACGGAACGCTCCGCGTGGGCGACGTGATGCTCTCGGGCATCCATTCGGGCCGCGTGAAAGCCATGTTCAACGAGCGCGGCAAGAAGGTGAACGAGGCGCCTCCCTCGACACCGGTGCTGGTGCTGGGTCTCAACGGGGCGCCGCAGGCGGGCGACACCTTCAACGTGATGGAGGACGACCGGAGCGCCCGCGAGATCGCCAGCAAGCGTGAACAGTTGCAGCGCATGCAGGGCCTGCGCACCCAGAAACACGTGACGCTGGACGAGATCGGCCGCCGGATCGCCATCGGCAACTTCAAGGAGTTGAACATCATCGTCAAGGGCGACGTGGACGGCTCGATCGAAGCCATGACCGACTCGCTGCTCAAACTCTCGAAGGAGGAGGTGCAGGTGAACGTGATCCACAAGGCCGTAGGCCAGATTTCGGAGTCGGACGTACTGCTGGCCGCCGCTTCCAACGCCATCATCGTCGGGTTCCAGGTGCGGCCGTCGGCCAGCGCCCGCAAGCTCGCCGAGAAGGAGGAGATCGAAATCCGTCTCTACTCGATCATCTACGATGCCATCAACGACATCAAGGATGCCATCGAGGGTATGCTCGCTCCGGAGACCAAGGAGGAGATCGTCTGCTCGGTGGAGGTGATGGAGACCTTCAAGATTTCGAAGGTGGGCACCGTGGCCGGATGTATCGTCCGCGAGGGAAAGATCGCCCGCAACACCCCGATCCGCGTGATCCGCGACGGTATCGTGGTCTACACGGGACGGCTCGGCTCCCTGAAGCGTTTCAAGGACGACGTGAAGGAGGTGACCAGCGGTATGGAGTGCGGTCTCAATATCGAAAGCTACAACGATATCCGTGTGGGAGACATCGTGGAAGGTTACGAAACCGTGGAGGTGAAGAAGAAATAG
- a CDS encoding glycosyltransferase family 10 domain-containing protein, with amino-acid sequence MGGAAARKFCSFVYSNGEWASPLRKQFFDLLSAYKRVDSGGRYMNNVGGPVEDKLAFQSEYKFCIAFENSVGEGYTTEKLVEAMMSGSIPVYWGDPSVAEEFNPGSFINVSDFGSLEEVVQEVVRLDNDDEAYLEMLNRPWVRPCDGAYDAVLYSGERLSAFLGDIVEHPVKYVVPGNRHCDNHENMYRTYALNLDLFDDTRKLAGLRPIYRLCGHYYRYFGRKLLHKFNRK; translated from the coding sequence ATGGGGGGGGCTGCCGCCCGCAAATTCTGCAGTTTCGTCTACTCCAACGGGGAGTGGGCTTCGCCGCTCCGGAAACAGTTCTTTGATCTTCTCTCTGCCTATAAACGGGTCGATTCGGGCGGCCGCTACATGAACAATGTCGGCGGTCCGGTGGAGGACAAACTCGCCTTCCAGTCGGAGTATAAGTTCTGCATCGCGTTCGAAAACTCGGTCGGGGAGGGATATACGACGGAAAAACTGGTGGAAGCCATGATGAGCGGTTCGATTCCTGTCTATTGGGGCGATCCTTCCGTGGCGGAGGAGTTCAATCCCGGGTCGTTTATCAACGTGTCGGATTTCGGGTCGCTGGAAGAGGTCGTGCAGGAGGTCGTCCGGCTCGACAACGACGACGAAGCCTATCTGGAGATGCTCAACCGGCCGTGGGTACGCCCCTGCGACGGGGCGTACGATGCGGTTCTGTATTCGGGGGAGAGGCTCTCCGCTTTTCTTGGCGACATCGTGGAGCATCCGGTGAAGTATGTCGTTCCTGGTAATCGACATTGTGATAATCACGAGAATATGTATCGGACCTATGCACTGAATCTGGATTTGTTCGATGATACACGCAAATTAGCGGGTTTGCGGCCGATTTATCGTTTATGTGGGCATTATTATCGTTATTTTGGGAGAAAATTATTGCATAAGTTCAACAGGAAGTAG
- a CDS encoding calcineurin-like phosphoesterase C-terminal domain-containing protein — protein MKKIWFVAVWAVCVAVDAWAVPVRGVVFRDRNGNGIRDRGEKALTHIPVSDGDTVVLTDGKGRFSLDIGPGTSVFPILPAGYAFAERGIANASFRYFGPGEEIGREELSFALVETPRRERFRIAAVGDVQVKNRDEASYADRTVLTELAGRGDIDFSVFLGDQVNDDCDLMRSFVGDLAALPHPVWTVVGNHDRDMDSVRLDRVYCSLLGAGTYAFDYGKVHFIVLNNVFTEGRKGYSGRVTERQLRFVRNRLRLVPEKDLVVLCQHIPLAYTRNRDEVEQALGGRRVLVLSGHTHTVGRHCLSEKIHELVAGASCGTWWVGERDQNAIPLAMQQCGSPRNYFVVDFDGADYAFRYKGIGLDADRQMEVWIGGEERIDGEIPKLAAIPAGTVVANVFGGCDSTRVMMRVDDGEWIEMERTPMTAPNVSRVAYWNRHGGYPTKFSRRMPLRQSESPHIWVAELPVQAMTGTHRLTFTARDPYGFDVSGVRVFTLSR, from the coding sequence ATGAAAAAAATATGGTTTGTTGCCGTATGGGCGGTGTGTGTTGCCGTCGATGCGTGGGCGGTTCCCGTCCGGGGTGTCGTTTTCCGGGACCGGAACGGAAACGGTATTCGGGACCGGGGTGAAAAGGCGTTGACGCACATTCCCGTTTCCGATGGGGATACGGTCGTGCTGACCGACGGAAAGGGGCGCTTTTCGCTCGATATCGGGCCCGGGACGAGCGTTTTCCCCATTCTTCCCGCCGGATACGCCTTTGCGGAGCGGGGCATTGCGAACGCTTCGTTCCGTTATTTCGGGCCGGGGGAGGAGATCGGGAGGGAGGAACTCTCTTTCGCACTGGTCGAAACTCCCCGGCGTGAGCGGTTCCGGATCGCGGCTGTGGGCGACGTGCAGGTCAAGAACCGGGACGAAGCCAGCTATGCCGACCGCACGGTGCTGACGGAGCTTGCCGGACGCGGAGATATCGACTTTTCCGTCTTCCTGGGGGATCAGGTCAATGACGACTGCGATCTGATGCGCTCGTTTGTCGGCGATCTCGCGGCGCTTCCCCATCCCGTATGGACGGTGGTGGGCAACCATGACCGGGATATGGATTCGGTCCGGCTGGACCGGGTCTACTGTTCCCTGCTGGGGGCGGGTACCTATGCCTTCGATTACGGGAAGGTCCATTTCATCGTGCTCAACAACGTTTTCACCGAAGGGCGGAAGGGCTATTCGGGCCGGGTGACGGAGCGCCAGCTGCGTTTTGTCCGCAACCGCCTGCGGCTGGTGCCGGAGAAGGACCTGGTCGTCCTGTGTCAGCATATTCCGCTGGCCTATACCAGGAACAGAGATGAGGTGGAGCAGGCGCTCGGGGGACGCAGGGTGCTCGTGCTCTCCGGACACACCCACACCGTCGGCCGTCATTGCCTGTCGGAGAAGATACACGAACTGGTCGCCGGAGCCTCCTGCGGAACCTGGTGGGTGGGCGAACGGGACCAGAATGCCATCCCCCTGGCGATGCAGCAGTGCGGTTCGCCGCGCAACTATTTCGTGGTGGATTTCGACGGTGCGGACTACGCCTTCCGTTACAAGGGGATCGGATTGGATGCGGACAGGCAGATGGAGGTGTGGATCGGCGGGGAGGAGCGGATCGACGGCGAGATACCGAAACTGGCGGCGATTCCGGCCGGAACCGTGGTTGCCAATGTGTTCGGCGGATGCGATTCCACCCGGGTGATGATGCGGGTGGACGACGGGGAGTGGATCGAGATGGAGCGCACTCCGATGACCGCGCCGAATGTGAGCCGGGTGGCCTACTGGAACCGTCACGGAGGATACCCCACGAAATTCAGCCGCCGGATGCCGCTGCGTCAGTCGGAATCGCCCCATATCTGGGTGGCTGAGTTGCCCGTACAGGCGATGACGGGAACCCACCGGCTCACTTTTACGGCCCGTGATCCCTATGGGTTCGACGTGAGCGGAGTCCGGGTGTTCACCCTCTCCCGCTGA
- a CDS encoding O-fucosyltransferase family protein produces MPILSIPDGGLCNRMRSIESAIALGESLRTPVVIYWRVNWQIRCRPQELFRIESLTEKVSVPVTFRIAGRLNPWRMLWLAGCRVGPLRPAAKWLAKFAAAFGRPFVLAENPEYRTAEELCKQAFGTTGEAEVWKAAARTRWIFYSGGWYGIDRSDFSRWEPVSELERRIAEECRKVGDPAHAVGIHIRRTDNEVAIRESPDELFVERMRQEIARDPDVRFYLATDSPSVKEKFSSLFGSRLTTPRGRLSRNDTEGMKQAVVELYTLSRCRYIIATWYSTFSRTAAAIGGTELEVCRKTPGETNP; encoded by the coding sequence ATGCCGATCCTCTCCATCCCCGACGGCGGCCTCTGCAACCGCATGCGCAGCATCGAATCGGCCATCGCGCTGGGCGAAAGCCTCCGCACGCCGGTGGTGATCTATTGGCGCGTAAACTGGCAGATACGCTGCCGGCCGCAGGAGCTGTTCCGGATCGAATCCCTCACGGAAAAAGTCTCCGTCCCGGTTACGTTCCGGATCGCCGGACGGCTGAATCCGTGGCGCATGCTCTGGCTGGCCGGATGCCGGGTCGGTCCCCTGCGACCCGCCGCAAAGTGGCTGGCGAAATTCGCCGCAGCCTTCGGACGGCCTTTCGTGCTGGCCGAAAATCCGGAGTACCGTACAGCCGAAGAACTGTGCAAACAGGCTTTCGGCACGACCGGAGAGGCGGAAGTATGGAAAGCGGCGGCCCGCACCCGGTGGATCTTCTATTCCGGAGGCTGGTACGGCATCGACCGTTCCGACTTTTCCCGGTGGGAACCCGTTTCCGAACTGGAGCGCCGCATTGCGGAGGAGTGCCGAAAAGTGGGCGACCCGGCCCATGCGGTAGGCATCCACATCCGCCGCACGGACAACGAAGTGGCGATCCGCGAGAGCCCCGACGAACTGTTCGTGGAACGGATGCGGCAGGAGATCGCCCGCGATCCGGACGTCCGGTTCTATCTGGCTACGGACAGCCCCTCGGTCAAGGAGAAGTTCTCGTCCCTGTTCGGCAGCCGGCTCACGACGCCCCGGGGCCGCCTCAGCCGGAACGACACGGAAGGCATGAAACAGGCTGTGGTGGAACTCTACACGCTCTCCCGCTGCCGCTACATCATCGCCACATGGTACAGCACCTTCTCCCGCACGGCCGCCGCCATCGGAGGCACGGAACTGGAAGTGTGCCGAAAAACTCCCGGCGAAACGAACCCCTGA
- the tsaD gene encoding tRNA (adenosine(37)-N6)-threonylcarbamoyltransferase complex transferase subunit TsaD yields the protein MDITILGIESSCDDTSAAVLRGNVLLSNVIASQEVHIRYGGVIPELASRAHQQNIIPVVDAALKGASLTLDDIDAIAFTRGPGLLGSLLVGVSFTKGLALAKNIPMVEVNHLQGHILSHFIDLPDRQLPHPSFPFLCLLVSGGHTQIVLVRDYLDMEIIGTTIDDAAGEAFDKCAKVMGLPYPGGPVIDRLAKEGDPKRFHFARPSVDGYDYSFSGLKTSFLYFLRDRMAEDPAFIEENKADLCASLQYTIIEILLNKLVKAARAFDITDIAIAGGVSANSGLREAIVREGKKRRWRTFLPEFKFTTDNAAMIAMTGMHRYLKGEFAPMDVSPVARISEL from the coding sequence ATGGATATAACGATACTGGGAATCGAGTCTTCGTGCGACGACACGTCGGCGGCGGTGTTGCGGGGAAACGTGCTCCTGTCGAACGTGATCGCCAGCCAGGAAGTGCACATCCGTTACGGCGGCGTGATTCCCGAGCTGGCTTCGCGCGCCCACCAGCAGAACATCATTCCCGTGGTGGACGCCGCCCTCAAGGGAGCCTCCCTCACGCTGGACGACATCGACGCCATCGCCTTCACACGGGGTCCCGGCCTGCTGGGGTCGCTTCTGGTAGGCGTCTCTTTCACGAAGGGGCTGGCCCTTGCCAAAAACATCCCGATGGTGGAGGTGAACCACCTCCAGGGCCACATCCTCTCCCACTTCATCGACCTGCCCGACCGGCAGCTGCCCCATCCCTCGTTCCCGTTCCTCTGCCTGCTGGTTTCGGGCGGCCACACGCAGATCGTGCTCGTGCGCGACTACCTCGACATGGAGATCATCGGCACCACGATCGACGACGCGGCGGGCGAAGCCTTCGACAAATGTGCCAAGGTCATGGGCCTGCCCTATCCCGGCGGTCCGGTGATCGACAGGCTCGCAAAGGAGGGCGACCCCAAACGTTTCCATTTCGCCCGTCCTTCCGTGGACGGATACGATTACAGTTTCAGCGGGCTGAAAACCTCGTTCCTCTACTTCCTGCGCGACCGGATGGCCGAAGACCCGGCCTTCATCGAGGAGAACAAGGCAGACCTGTGCGCCTCGCTCCAGTACACGATCATCGAAATCCTGCTGAACAAGCTGGTCAAGGCGGCCCGGGCCTTCGACATCACCGACATCGCCATCGCGGGCGGCGTATCGGCCAACTCGGGACTGCGCGAAGCGATCGTACGCGAGGGAAAGAAGCGCCGGTGGCGCACCTTCCTGCCCGAATTCAAATTCACCACCGACAACGCCGCCATGATCGCCATGACGGGAATGCACCGCTATCTGAAGGGCGAATTCGCCCCGATGGACGTCTCTCCCGTGGCCCGCATCAGCGAACTCTGA